The Oncorhynchus keta strain PuntledgeMale-10-30-2019 unplaced genomic scaffold, Oket_V2 Un_contig_24196_pilon_pilon, whole genome shotgun sequence genome includes a window with the following:
- the LOC127921965 gene encoding uncharacterized protein LOC127921965 — translation MRPCGLLLDVGNEALWSTSGCRTGEFFRKENAVKLNTGKILEANLVQSAFHKTLGDEFSFQQDNNLVQSAFHQTLGDEFSFQQDNNLVQSASHKTLGDEFSFQQDNNLVQSAFHKTLGDEFSFQQDNNLVQSAFHQTLGDEFSFQQDNNLVQSASHKTLGDEFSFQQDNNLVQSAFHQTLGDEFSFQQDSNLVQSAFHKTLGDEFSFQQDNNLVQSAFHKTLGDEFSFQQDNNLVQSAFHKTLGDEFSFQQDNNLVQSAFHKTLGDEFSFQQDNNLVQSAFHKTLGDEFSFQQDNNLVQSAFHKTLGDEFSFQQDNNLVQSAFHKTLGDEFSFQQDNNLVQSAFHKTLGDEFSFQQDNNLVQSAFHKTLGDEFSFQQDNNLVQSAFHKTLGDEFSFQQDNNLVQSAFHKTLGDEFSFQQDNNLVQSAFHKTLGDEFSFQQDNNLVQSAFHKTLGDEFSFQQDNNLVQSAFHKTLGDEFSFQQDNNLVQSAFHKTLGDEFSFQQDNNLVQSAFHKTLGDEFSFQQDNNLVQSAFHKTLGDEFSFQQDNNLVQSAFHKTLGDEFSFQQDNNLVQSAFHKTLGDEFSFQQDNNLVQSAFHKTLGDEFSFQQDNNLVQSAFHKTLGDEFTFQQDNNLVQSAFHKTLGDEFSFQQDNNLVQSAFHKTLGDEFSFQQDNNLVQSAFHKTLGDEFSFQQDNNLVQSAFHKTLGDEFSFQQDNNLVQSAFHKTLGDEFSFQQDNNLVQSAFHKTLGDEFSFQQDNNLVQSAFHKTLGDEFSFQQDNNLVQSAFHKTLGDEFSFQQDNNLVQSAFHKTLGDEFTFQQDNNLVQSAFHKTLGDEFTFQQDNNLVQSASHKTLGDEFTFQQDNNLVQSAFHKTLGDEFSFQQDNNLVQSAFHKTLGDEFSFQQDNNLVQSAFHKTLGDEFTFQQDNNLVQSAFHKTLGDEFSFQQDNNLVQSAFHKTLGDEFSFQQDNNLVQSAFHKTLGDEFSFQQDNNLVQSAFHKTLGDEFSFQQDNNLVQSAFHKTLGDEFSFQQDNNLVQSAFHKTLGDEFSFQQDNNLVQSAFHKTLGDEFSFQQDNNLVQSAFHKTLGDEFSFQQDNNLVQSAFHKTLGDEFSFQQDNNLVQSAFHKTLGDEFSFQQDNNLVQSAFHKTLGDEFSFQQDNNLVQSAFHKTLGDEFSFQQDNNLVQSAFHKTLGDEFSFQQDNNLVQSAFHKTLGDEFSFQQDNNLVQSAFHKTLGDEFSFQQDNNLVQSAFHKTLGDEFSFQQDNNLVQSAFHKTLGDEFSFQQDNNLVQSAFHKTLGDEFSFQQDNNLVQSAFHKTLGDEFTFQQDNNLVQSASHKTLGDEFTFQQDNNLVQSAFHKTLGDEFSFQQDNNLVQSAFHKTLGDEFSFQQDNNLVQSAFHKTLGDEFTFQQDNNLVQSAFHKTLGDEFSFQQDNNLVQSAFHKTLGDEFSFQQDNNLVQSAFHKTLGDEFSFQQDNNLVQSAFHKTLGDEFSFQQDNNLVQSAFHKTLGDEFSFQQDNNLVQSAFHKTLGDEFSFQQDNNLVQSAFHKTLGDEFSFQQDNNLVQSAFHKTLGDEFSFQQDNNLKHKAKSTLELLTKKAVNVPSYSAVSEESRSSSNMPQCVS, via the exons ATGAGGCCCTGTGGTCTACTTCTGGATGTGGGTAATGAGGCCCTGTGGTCTACTTCTGGATGTCG gactggagaGTTTTTCAGGAAAGAAAATGCAGTGAAGTTAAacacaggaaaaatcctagaggcaaacctggttcagtctgctttccacaagacactgggagatgaattcagctttcagcaggacaataacctggttcagtctgctttccaccagacactgggagatgaattcagctttcagcaggacaataacctggttcagtctgcttcccacaagacactgggagatgaattcagctttcagcaggacaataacctggttcagtctgctttccacaagacactgggagatgaattcagctttcagcaggacaataacctggttcagtctgctttccaccagacactgggagatgaattcagctttcagcaggacaataacctggttcagtctgcttcccacaagacactgggagatgaattcagctttcagcaggacaataacctggttcagtctgctttccaccagacactgggagatgaattcagctttcagcaggacagtaacctggttcagtctgctttccacaagacactgggagatgaattcagctttcagcaggacaataacctggttcagtctgctttccacaagacactgggagatgaattcagctttcagcaggacaataacctggttcagtctgctttccacaagacactgggagatgaattcagctttcagcaggacaataacctggttcagtctgctttccacaagacactgggagatgaattcagctttcagcaggacaataacctggttcagtctgctttccacaagacactgggagatgaattcagctttcagcaggacaataacctggttcagtctgctttccacaagacactgggagatgaattcagctttcagcaggacaataacctggttcagtctgctttccacaagacactgggagatgaattcagctttcagcaggacaataacctggttcagtctgctttccacaagacactgggagatgaattcagctttcagcaggacaataacctggttcagtctgctttccacaagacactgggagatgaattcagctttcagcaggacaataacctggttcagtctgctttccacaagacactgggagatgaattcagctttcagcaggacaataacctggttcagtctgctttccacaagacactgggagatgaattcagctttcagcaggacaataacctggttcagtctgctttccacaagacactgggagatgaattcagctttcagcaggacaataacctggttcagtctgctttccacaagacactgggagatgaattcagctttcagcaggacaataacctggttcagtctgctttccacaagacactgggagatgaattcagctttcagcaggacaataacctggttcagtctgctttccacaagacactgggagatgaattcagctttcagcaggacaataacctggttcagtctgctttccacaagacactgggagatgaattcagctttcagcaggacaataacctggttcagtctgctttccacaagacactgggagatgaattcagctttcagcaggacaataacctggttcagtctgctttccacaagacactgggagatgaattcagctttcagcaggacaataacctggttcagtctgctttccacaagacactgggagatgaattcagctttcagcaggacaataacctggttcagtctgctttccacaagacactgggagatgaattcagctttcagcaggacaataacctggttcagtctgctttccacaagacactgggagatgaattcacctttcagcaggacaataacctggttcagtctgctttccacaagacactgggagatgaattcagctttcagcaggacaataacctggttcagtctgctttccacaagacactgggagatgaattcagctttcagcaggacaataacctggttcagtctgctttccacaagacactgggagatgaattcagctttcagcaggacaataacctggttcagtctgctttccacaagacactgggagatgaattcagctttcagcaggacaataacctggttcagtctgctttccacaagacactgggagatgaattcagctttcagcaggacaataacctggttcagtctgctttccacaagacactgggagatgaattcagctttcagcaggacaataacctggttcagtctgctttccacaagacactgggagatgaattcagctttcagcaggacaataacctggttcagtctgctttccacaagacactgggagatgaattcagctttcagcaggacaataacctggttcagtctgctttccacaagacactgggagatgaattcacctttcagcaggacaataacctggttcagtctgctttccacaagacactgggagatgaattcacctttcagcaggacaataacctggttcagtctgcttcccacaagacactgggagatgaattcacctttcagcaggacaataacctggttcagtctgctttccacaagacactgggagatgaattcagctttcagcaggacaataacctggttcagtctgctttccacaagacactgggagatgaattcagctttcagcaggacaataacctggttcagtctgctttccacaagacactgggagatgaattcacctttcagcaggacaataacctggttcagtctgctttccacaagacactgggagatgaattcagctttcagcaggacaataacctggttcagtctgctttccacaagacactgggagatgaattcagctttcagcaggacaataacctggttcagtctgctttccacaagacactgggagatgaattcagctttcagcaggacaataacctggttcagtctgctttccacaagacactgggagatgaattcagctttcagcaggacaataacctggttcagtctgctttccacaagacactgggagatgaattcagctttcagcaggacaataacctggttcagtctgctttccacaagacactgggagatgaattcagctttcagcaggacaataacctggttcagtctgctttccacaagacactgggagatgaattcagctttcagcaggacaataacctggttcagtctgctttccacaagacactgggagatgaattcagctttcagcaggacaataacctggttcagtctgctttccacaagacactgggagatgaattcagctttcagcaggacaataacctggttcagtctgctttccacaagacactgggagatgaattcagctttcagcaggacaataacctggttcagtctgctttccacaagacactgggagatgaattcagctttcagcaggacaataacctggttcagtctgctttccacaagacactgggagatgaattcagctttcagcaggacaataacctggttcagtctgctttccacaagacactgggagatgaattcagctttcagcaggacaataacctggttcagtctgctttccacaagacactgggagatgaattcagctttcagcaggacaataacctggttcagtctgctttccacaagacactgggagatgaattcagctttcagcaggacaataacctggttcagtctgctttccacaagacactgggagatgaattcagctttcagcaggacaataacctggttcagtctgctttccacaagacactgggagatgaattcagctttcagcaggacaataacctggttcagtctgctttccacaagacactgggagatgaattcagctttcagcaggacaataacctggttcagtctgctttccacaagacactgggagatgaattcacctttcagcaggacaataacctggttcagtctgcttcccacaagacactgggagatgaattcacctttcagcaggacaataacctggttcagtctgctttccacaagacactgggagatgaattcagctttcagcaggacaataacctggttcagtctgctttccacaagacactgggagatgaattcagctttcagcaggacaataacctggttcagtctgctttccacaagacactgggagatgaattcacctttcagcaggacaataacctggttcagtctgctttccacaagacactgggagatgaattcagctttcagcaggacaataacctggttcagtctgctttccacaagacactgggagatgaattcagctttcagcaggacaataacctggttcagtctgctttccacaagacactgggagatgaattcagctttcagcaggacaataacctggttcagtctgctttccacaagacactgggagatgaattcagctttcagcaggacaataacctggttcagtctgctttccacaagacactgggagatgaattcagctttcagcaggacaataacctggttcagtctgctttccacaagacactgggagatgaattcagctttcagcaggacaataacctggttcagtctgctttccacaagacactgggagatgaattcagctttcagcaggacaataacctggttcagtctgctttccacaagacactgggagatgaattcagctttcagcaggacaataacctaaaacacaaggccaaatctacactggagttgcttaccaagaaggcaGTGAATGTTCCGA gtTATTCTGCGGTCAGTGAAGAGTCAAGGAGCAGCAGCAATATGCCCCAGTGTGTCAGCTGA